The stretch of DNA CGTCGAAGGTCTTGAGCCCGACCCGGTAGGACAGGTGCGCCTGCAGACCGCGCAGCTTGCCCTCGTCCACCCGCTGCGAGGCCAGCAGCAAGTGGACCTGCAGCGACCGGCCCAGCCGGCCGATCATGGTGAACAGCTCGGCGAAGTCCGGCTTCTGCGAGAGCAGCTCGCTGAACTCGTCGATCACCACGAACAGCGCGGGCATCGGCTCCTGCGCGTTGTCGTCACCGGCTTCGTAGAGCTTGCGGTAGTCCCAGACGTTGCGCGCGCCCGCCTTGTTCAGCACTTCCTGGCGGCGGTTCATCTCGCCGTCCAGCGCGGCCTGCATCCGGTCCACCAGCGTGGCGTCGTCGCCCAGGTTGGAGACGCTGGCCGAGACGTGCGGCGCGGTCTCGAAACCGTTGAACGTCGCACCGCCCTTGAAGTCGACCAGCACGAAGTTCAACGCCGCCGAGGAGTGCGTCGCCAGCAGCCCGAGCACGATCGTGCGCAGGAACTCCGACTTGCCGGAGCCGGTCGCACCGATGCACAGCCCGTGCGGGCCCATGCCGCCGTAGGCGGTCTCCTTGATGTCCAGGTGCACGATCTCGCCCTGCTCACCGGGTCCGATCGCGACCCGGTAGAGGTCCTCGCGCGGACGCGGCCGCCACGCCTCGTTCAGGTCGAAGGTGACCGGGTCGCCCGCCAGCCCCAGCTGCTCGATGTAGTTCAGCGGGGTCTTCAGCGGCTCGAACGCGCCGTCGTCCTCCACTGCCGCGGCTCCGCTCGGGACCCGGTACGGCGACATCATCCGGGCCACCGAGGTGGCCTCCGCCATGGTCAGCGAGTCCGGTTCGCCGAACCACTCCACGCTGTTCTGCCCGCGGGCGCCGATCCGGTCCGGCTCCACCACGATCCGCATCCCGCGGCGCGCGGTGAGCTGGCCGAGCACGTCGGTGAGGTCGATCAGCGTCACGCCTGCCATGCCGCCTTCGACGACGATCTGCTCCTCGCGGCTGATCTCGGCGTCGTCGAGCAGGATCACGACGTGCGGGCGGCCCTCCGGCGGAGCCGCGTTGCGCTGGAACCGCGGGCGGTCGGCGAGTTCCTCGCCGAGCATCTCCTCGATGGCGCGCAGCGAACCGGCCATCAGCCGCATCGGGCCGATGCCGTCGGTCTCGGTGGGGTGCTGGGCGTGCGGCAGCCACTTCACCCAGTCCCACTCGCTGCGCGAGCGGCCGCTGGAGGCGACCGCGATGATCACGTCGTCGGGGGTGTGGAAGGTGGCGAGCTGGGTCAGCATCGCCCGCGCCAGCCCGCGCGCCAGCTCGCGCTCGCCCTGCAGCCCGACCGCGGCGAACCCGCGCAGCGAGGTGGCGATCGGCAGGCCGGACACCAGCGAGTGCGCGCGCACGAACCGGCGCAGCGCCAGCGTGGTGATCGGCTCCAGCTCCTCGACCGGGCCGGTCTGCGGCGGCACCAGGCGGGTCTCCAGCCGCTGCGAACCGCGGCCCACGCGCACCTGGCAGAAGTCGTTGTCGTTCGGGCGCCGCTCCCACATCCGGCGGGAACCGTCCGCAATGGACCAGAGCGTCTGCGGGTCCGGGTGCACCCACTCGCGAGCCAGCCGCTGCTCGTCGGCGGCTTCCCTGGCGCGTTCCCGCATCTGGCCGAGGTAGCGCAGGTAGTCCTTGCGGTCCTCGTTCATCTCGGCCTTCTTCTGGCCGCCTTCCCGGCCGCCACCAGCCATCATGCCGACGGTGCTGACCAGCATCATCATCGGCATCATCATCATCATCGGGTTGTCCTTGGCCCGCTGAAGCATGAACGCCATCATCCCGAGCGATGCCACGATCATGACGCCCGGAAGCACCTTCTGGACGATGTTGCCCGGGATCACCCGCGGAATCTCCGGCGGTGGTTCGAGGTGCACCTCCCCACCCGGTGGCCTCGGAGCGGCCAGTCGCGGCATTCGCTTGAACTGCAGCGTGCTCACCGGAGGCGACAACCTTTCCTTCTCGTGGCAATGCGTGCGGCCGGGCGCGGCGGCCGCGGACCGCGGGCGGCATTCTGCACTGCCCGCGGCGGCGCCGTCCGCGGAACCCCGGGACTCGACCGTGCTCGTGACCAACCGGATATCAACGTGTTGGCACGAGTTGGACCAAACCCTTCACCCGCTCGCGGTCGGTGCGGCCATACTAGGGGCGCTTCGCGGCCGGGCGGGCCGCTTTCGGCGAGAAACCGACCGTCCTTCGTGGAGCGAGCGGAATGCACGGACCTAGGAAGTAGGGGGCCTGGAGTGGCTACCGGGACCACGGTGTTCAGCCGCGTGACAGTGGTGGCGCCGAACACTCGCATCGACTTGGCGCTGCCCGCCGATGTCGCGGTGGCGGATCTGCTGCCGATGCTGCTGGACATGTCCCGAGAGACCGCACCCGACGGCGGTTCGCGGCACGGCGGGTGGTGCCTGGCCAAGCTCGGCGACGAGCCGCTGGACAACAGCCAGACGCTGGCCTCGCTGGGCATTGTGGACGGTGACCTGCTGCAACTGCGGCGTCGTTCGGACAATCCGCCCCCGCCGCTGTACGACGACGTGGTCGACGCGCTCGCCGAGGCCGAGCCGGGCAGCTACCGGCCGTGGACCAAGGAGACCGCGAACAAGATCGGGCACACCGCGGGCGCGCTGGCGATGGTCGGCGCGGCCGCGGCGCTGGGGTTGACCAGCGTCACCGGCGGGCTGCTGTTCCACATCGTCACGGCCGTCGTGGCGCTGTTCGTTGCGGTGTTCGCCACCGGCATCGGCTCGATCGTCGCCCGCGCCTACGGCGCCCCCACCACCGGCACGGTGATCGCCGGGGCGGGCGGGCTGCCGATGGCGTTCGTGGCCGGGCTCAACGCCATTCCGTTCGGCGACAGCCTGCGGCCGGGCCTGCTGCTGGCCAGCGCGCTGGTGCTGATCTTCGCGTCGATCTCGCTGATGGTGATCGGCACCGGCGTGGTCACGTTCATCGCCGCGGCCACCGTGTCCTCGTTCGGCGTGCTGGCGTTCATCGTCGCGACGCTGCTGCCGCGGGAAGCCACTGCTGCCGGAGTCGCCGCGGGCGCCGCCGCGGTCGGGCTCGCCGGGATCTCGCTGCTGCCGCGGCTGACCATCCAGCTCGCCAAGCTGCCGCTGCCGCACGTGCCGGGCAACGCCGAAGACCTCAAGGAGGACGCGGGCTTCCCGGACTACCGGATGATCGAGCGCCGCACCGGGCTGGCGCACCAGTACATGACCGGGCTGATCATCGGCTGCGGGCTGACCGCGGCGCTCGGCGCGATCCTCGCGGCCGTGACGTCCGAGCACGGCGTCTTCGGCCCGCTGCTGGCCGTGGTCGTGTCCGCGGTGCTGCTGCTGCGCGGCCGCAACTACGCCAACGGCAGCCAAGCGGTGGCGCTGCTGCTGACCGGTCTGCTCGCGGCGCTCGGCGTCACCGCCGGGTTGCTGGTGATGGTCGCGCAGCAGCCGGTCTGGGTGGCCGGGGTGTTCCCGCCGCTGCTGCTGCTCGGCGTGCTGGCGCTGGTGTTCGGCGTGGTGTTCCCGAACCGGCGGTTCTCGCCGGTGCAGCGGCGGACGGTGGACATCCTGGAGGCGGTGCTGATCGCGCTGGTGCTGCCGCTCGCACTCGGCGTCATGGACCTGTACATGGCGGTCCGCGACCTGAACCTCTCGTTCTGATGACCAGCCGCACCAACCGGTCGTTGCGGCGCGCGCTGGCGCTGTCGGCGGTAGTGGGCGTGACGGTGTTCGGCCCTGCGATGCCCGCCTCCGCCGAGGACCCCTTGGACTTCCAGCCGCCGGAGCTGACTCCCGCCACCCCGCCCAGCGGGCCGCTCGGGGTTACCGGGAACTACGAAGCCGCGCAGGGCTGCATGCAGCCCAACAGCGGCGGCACCTCGGTTCAGGAGAAGCCGTGGAGCCAGCGCACGCTCGGTTTCGAGC from Saccharopolyspora sp. SCSIO 74807 encodes:
- the eccD gene encoding type VII secretion integral membrane protein EccD — translated: MATGTTVFSRVTVVAPNTRIDLALPADVAVADLLPMLLDMSRETAPDGGSRHGGWCLAKLGDEPLDNSQTLASLGIVDGDLLQLRRRSDNPPPPLYDDVVDALAEAEPGSYRPWTKETANKIGHTAGALAMVGAAAALGLTSVTGGLLFHIVTAVVALFVAVFATGIGSIVARAYGAPTTGTVIAGAGGLPMAFVAGLNAIPFGDSLRPGLLLASALVLIFASISLMVIGTGVVTFIAAATVSSFGVLAFIVATLLPREATAAGVAAGAAAVGLAGISLLPRLTIQLAKLPLPHVPGNAEDLKEDAGFPDYRMIERRTGLAHQYMTGLIIGCGLTAALGAILAAVTSEHGVFGPLLAVVVSAVLLLRGRNYANGSQAVALLLTGLLAALGVTAGLLVMVAQQPVWVAGVFPPLLLLGVLALVFGVVFPNRRFSPVQRRTVDILEAVLIALVLPLALGVMDLYMAVRDLNLSF